A genomic stretch from Streptomyces venezuelae ATCC 10712 includes:
- a CDS encoding fumarate hydratase — MPEFAYSDLLPLGEDTTPYRLVTSEGVSTFEADGRTFLKVEPEALRTLAAEAIHDIQHFLRPAHLAQLRRIIDDPEASSNDKFVALDLLKNANIAAAGVLPMCQDTGTAIVMGKRGQNVLTSGRDEEALSKGVYDAYTKLNLRYSQMAPVTMWEEKNTGSNLPAQIELYATDGGAYKFLFMAKGGGSANKSFLYQETKAVLNEASMMKFLEEKIRSLGTAACPPYHLAIVVGGTSAEFALKTAKYASAHYLDELPTEGDAATGHGFRDKELEEKVFELTQKIGIGAQFGGKYFCHDVRVVRLPRHGASLPVAIAVSCSADRQAVAKITAEGVFLEQLETDPARFLPETEDSHLDESSDVVKIDLNQPMDDILAELTKYPVKTRLSLNGPLVVARDIAHAKIKERLDAGEEMPQYLKDHPVYYAGPAKTPEGYASGSFGPTTAGRMDSYVEQFQAAGGSKVMLAKGNRSKQVTDACGSHGGFYLGSIGGPAARLAQDCIKKVEVVEYEELGMEAVWKIEVEDFPAFIVVDDKGNDFFQNPAPEPTFTHIPVRGPGLG; from the coding sequence ATGCCAGAGTTTGCGTACTCCGATCTGCTCCCCCTGGGAGAGGACACCACGCCCTACCGCCTGGTGACCTCCGAAGGTGTCTCCACCTTCGAGGCCGACGGCCGTACGTTCCTCAAGGTCGAGCCGGAGGCGCTGCGCACGCTGGCCGCCGAGGCGATCCACGACATCCAGCACTTCCTGCGGCCGGCCCACCTGGCCCAGCTGCGCCGGATCATCGACGACCCCGAGGCCTCGTCGAACGACAAGTTCGTCGCGCTCGACCTCCTCAAGAACGCGAACATCGCCGCCGCCGGCGTCCTGCCCATGTGCCAGGACACGGGCACCGCGATCGTCATGGGCAAGCGCGGCCAGAACGTGCTGACCTCCGGCCGCGACGAGGAGGCCCTGTCCAAGGGCGTCTACGACGCGTACACCAAGCTGAACCTGCGGTACTCGCAGATGGCCCCGGTGACCATGTGGGAGGAGAAGAACACCGGCTCGAACCTGCCCGCGCAGATCGAGCTGTACGCGACCGACGGCGGCGCGTACAAGTTCCTCTTCATGGCCAAGGGCGGCGGCTCCGCCAACAAGTCCTTCCTCTACCAGGAGACCAAGGCGGTCCTGAACGAGGCCTCCATGATGAAGTTCCTGGAGGAGAAGATCCGTTCGCTCGGCACGGCGGCCTGCCCGCCGTACCACCTGGCGATCGTCGTCGGCGGCACCTCCGCCGAGTTCGCGCTCAAGACCGCCAAGTACGCCTCCGCGCACTACCTGGACGAGCTGCCGACCGAGGGCGACGCCGCCACCGGCCACGGCTTCCGGGACAAGGAGCTGGAGGAGAAGGTCTTCGAGCTGACGCAGAAGATCGGCATCGGCGCCCAGTTCGGCGGCAAGTACTTCTGCCACGACGTCCGCGTGGTCCGGCTGCCGCGCCACGGCGCCTCGCTGCCCGTCGCCATCGCCGTCTCCTGCTCGGCCGACCGCCAGGCCGTCGCGAAGATCACCGCCGAGGGCGTCTTCCTCGAGCAGCTGGAGACGGACCCGGCGCGCTTCCTGCCGGAGACGGAGGACTCCCACCTCGACGAGTCCTCGGACGTCGTGAAGATCGACCTGAACCAGCCGATGGACGACATCCTCGCCGAGCTGACCAAGTACCCGGTCAAGACCCGTCTTTCGCTGAACGGGCCGCTGGTCGTGGCGCGCGACATCGCGCACGCCAAGATCAAGGAGCGCCTGGACGCGGGCGAGGAGATGCCGCAGTACCTGAAGGACCACCCGGTCTACTACGCGGGCCCGGCGAAGACCCCCGAGGGGTACGCCTCCGGTTCCTTCGGTCCGACCACGGCCGGCCGGATGGACTCGTACGTGGAGCAGTTCCAGGCGGCGGGCGGCTCGAAGGTCATGCTGGCCAAGGGCAACCGGAGCAAGCAGGTCACCGACGCCTGTGGCAGCCACGGCGGCTTCTACCTGGGTTCGATCGGCGGCCCGGCCGCGCGTCTCGCGCAGGACTGCATCAAGAAGGTCGAGGTCGTCGAGTACGAGGAGCTCGGCATGGAGGCGGTCTGGAAGATCGAGGTCGAGGACTTCCCGGCGTTCATCGTGGTGGACGACAAGGGCAACGACTTCTTCCAGAACCCGGCCCCGGAGCCGACGTTCACCCACATCCCGGTGCGGGGCCCCGGCCTCGGCTGA
- a CDS encoding DUF1707 SHOCT-like domain-containing protein: protein MDLEKKPEPEKQPQPQRQAAPAETAPAQPVFADPQGALRASDADRDRIADILRDALAEGRLDAEEHSDRIDAVYRAKTVGELEPIVRDLPGARPRQEPAPDYAYGPEGVDGPPDNLVAIFSSTTRKGRWRVSRRTNAFALFGNIEIDLTEAIFAQRLTTINATSIFGNVEVRVPENISLRGSGSGVFGNFEVVTLEGVDPQAPVVVINGYSVFGNVEARPKRGKWITDLQDKLRKHLGH from the coding sequence GTGGACCTCGAAAAGAAGCCCGAACCCGAAAAGCAGCCGCAGCCGCAGCGGCAGGCCGCGCCCGCCGAGACGGCTCCCGCGCAGCCCGTCTTCGCCGACCCGCAGGGCGCGTTGCGCGCTTCGGACGCGGACCGGGACCGGATCGCGGACATCCTCAGGGACGCCCTGGCCGAGGGCCGGCTCGACGCGGAGGAGCACTCGGACCGCATCGACGCGGTGTACCGGGCGAAGACCGTCGGGGAACTGGAGCCGATCGTCCGCGACCTGCCGGGGGCCCGCCCCCGCCAGGAGCCCGCCCCGGACTACGCGTACGGCCCGGAGGGCGTCGACGGTCCGCCGGACAACCTCGTCGCGATCTTCTCCAGCACCACCCGTAAGGGACGCTGGCGGGTGAGCCGCCGGACGAACGCGTTCGCTCTTTTCGGGAACATCGAGATCGACCTGACCGAGGCGATCTTCGCCCAGCGGCTGACCACGATCAACGCCACGTCGATCTTCGGGAACGTGGAGGTGCGCGTCCCCGAGAACATCAGCCTGCGCGGCAGCGGCAGCGGGGTCTTCGGCAACTTCGAGGTCGTGACCCTGGAGGGCGTCGACCCGCAGGCCCCGGTCGTCGTCATCAACGGCTACTCGGTCTTCGGGAACGTCGAGGCCCGGCCCAAGCGCGGCAAGTGGATCACCGACCTCCAGGACAAGCTGCGCAAGCACCTCGGTCACTGA
- a CDS encoding WhiB family transcriptional regulator, with the protein MLQPPHQPLQVAAVPPQRAPAREDEAGPWHAEAVCRRDEAGLFFAPSKEPTAARLAREAAAKRVCAGCPVMVECREHALLQPEPYGVWGGLTAAERRVALARRRRREVEMRKAAATDRIAQAG; encoded by the coding sequence GTGCTGCAACCGCCGCATCAGCCCCTCCAGGTCGCCGCCGTCCCCCCTCAGCGCGCCCCTGCCCGGGAGGACGAGGCCGGTCCTTGGCACGCGGAGGCGGTGTGCCGCCGGGACGAGGCCGGACTCTTCTTCGCCCCCTCGAAGGAGCCGACCGCCGCGCGGCTCGCACGTGAGGCGGCCGCCAAGCGGGTCTGCGCGGGGTGTCCCGTGATGGTCGAGTGCCGGGAGCACGCGCTGCTCCAGCCCGAGCCGTACGGGGTGTGGGGCGGTCTCACGGCGGCCGAGCGCCGGGTCGCGCTCGCCCGGCGCCGCCGGCGCGAGGTGGAGATGAGGAAGGCGGCCGCGACCGACCGGATCGCCCAGGCGGGCTGA
- the glpX gene encoding class II fructose-bisphosphatase, translated as MTEHHHLPPELVVSPEAPDRNLALELVRVTEAAAMAAGRWVGRGDKIGADGAAVNAMRTLISTVSMNGVVVIGEGEKDEAPMLFNGERVGDGTGAEVDIAVDPIDGTTLNAKGMPNAIAVLAAADRGTMFDPSAVFYMDKLVTGPEAADFVDINAPVSVNIRRVAKAKNSSPEDITVVILDRPRHEGIVKEIRETGARIKFISDGDVAGSIMAVREGTGVDMLMGIGGTPEGIISACAIKCLGGVIQGKLWPKDDAERQKAIDAGHDLDRVLSTNDLVSGDNVFFVATGITDGEILRGVRYRAETATTQSLVMRSKSGTIRQIDSTHRLSKLRAYSKIDFDRAK; from the coding sequence ATGACCGAGCACCACCATCTTCCGCCCGAGCTTGTCGTTTCTCCCGAGGCCCCCGACCGCAACCTCGCCCTTGAGCTGGTCCGCGTCACCGAGGCCGCCGCCATGGCAGCCGGCCGCTGGGTCGGCCGCGGCGACAAGATCGGCGCGGACGGGGCGGCGGTCAACGCCATGCGGACCCTGATCTCCACCGTCTCGATGAACGGCGTCGTCGTCATCGGCGAGGGCGAGAAGGACGAAGCCCCCATGCTCTTCAACGGCGAGCGGGTCGGCGACGGCACCGGCGCCGAGGTCGACATCGCCGTCGACCCGATCGACGGCACCACGCTCAACGCCAAGGGCATGCCCAACGCGATCGCCGTCCTCGCCGCCGCCGACCGCGGCACCATGTTCGACCCCTCCGCGGTCTTCTACATGGACAAGCTGGTCACCGGACCCGAGGCCGCCGACTTCGTCGACATCAACGCCCCCGTCTCGGTCAACATCCGCCGCGTCGCCAAGGCGAAGAACTCCTCTCCCGAGGACATCACGGTCGTCATCCTGGACCGCCCCCGCCACGAGGGCATCGTCAAGGAGATCCGCGAGACCGGCGCCCGGATCAAGTTCATCTCGGACGGCGACGTCGCCGGTTCGATCATGGCCGTCCGCGAGGGCACCGGCGTCGACATGCTCATGGGCATCGGCGGCACCCCCGAGGGCATCATCTCCGCCTGCGCCATCAAGTGCCTCGGCGGCGTGATCCAGGGCAAGCTGTGGCCGAAGGACGACGCCGAGCGCCAGAAGGCCATCGACGCGGGCCACGACCTGGACCGGGTGCTCTCCACGAACGACCTGGTCTCCGGCGACAACGTCTTCTTCGTCGCCACCGGCATCACCGACGGCGAGATCCTGCGCGGAGTGCGCTACCGCGCCGAGACGGCGACCACGCAGTCGCTGGTCATGCGCTCGAAGTCCGGCACGATCCGCCAGATCGACTCCACGCACCGGCTCTCGAAGCTGCGCGCGTACAGCAAGATCGACTTCGATCGCGCGAAGTAG
- a CDS encoding DUF4245 domain-containing protein yields MGGVAGMRGRQTVRGMIQSLGVILVAAGVMYLFIPHDESADPVKAKDYRVELLTAQRAAPYPVLAPEGLGEGWKATVVSYKRENANAWQLGFLSPDTQYVAIHQSTAVPGTFVPDVTQRAKNTGKTQTVAGQVWQRWEGPKYDALVRVDGGATTVVTGTASFERLAEMAASLQSKKV; encoded by the coding sequence ATGGGGGGCGTGGCAGGTATGCGAGGCAGGCAGACGGTACGCGGGATGATCCAGTCCCTCGGGGTGATCTTGGTCGCCGCGGGAGTGATGTATCTCTTCATCCCCCACGACGAGAGCGCCGACCCGGTCAAGGCGAAGGACTACCGGGTCGAGCTCCTGACGGCCCAGCGGGCGGCGCCGTATCCGGTGCTGGCCCCCGAGGGCCTCGGCGAGGGATGGAAGGCGACGGTGGTTTCGTACAAGCGCGAGAACGCCAACGCCTGGCAGCTCGGCTTCCTCTCCCCGGACACCCAGTACGTGGCGATCCACCAGTCGACGGCGGTGCCGGGCACCTTCGTGCCGGACGTCACCCAGCGGGCCAAGAACACCGGGAAGACCCAGACGGTGGCCGGTCAGGTCTGGCAGCGCTGGGAGGGGCCGAAGTACGACGCGCTCGTCCGGGTCGACGGCGGCGCCACGACGGTCGTGACCGGCACGGCCTCGTTCGAGCGGCTCGCCGAGATGGCGGCCTCGCTCCAGTCGAAGAAGGTCTGA
- a CDS encoding malonic semialdehyde reductase, whose amino-acid sequence MSLALDAAAQDLLFREARTANTFTDEPVTDEQVQAIYDLVKYGPTAFNQTPLRITLVRSPEARERLVKHMAEGNQAKTATAPLVAILSADNEFHEELPALLPHFPQAKDMFFAERPVREQSAVLNAALQAAYFIVGVRAAGLAAGPMTGLDFAGVQKEFLDADHTPLMVVNIGKPGEDAWFPRSPRLAYDEVVTTV is encoded by the coding sequence ATGTCTCTCGCCCTTGACGCCGCCGCTCAGGATCTCCTTTTCCGCGAGGCCCGCACCGCCAACACGTTCACCGACGAGCCGGTGACCGACGAGCAGGTCCAGGCGATCTACGACCTGGTGAAGTACGGCCCGACCGCCTTCAACCAGACCCCGCTGCGCATCACCCTGGTCCGCTCCCCCGAGGCCCGCGAGCGCCTGGTCAAGCACATGGCCGAGGGCAACCAGGCCAAGACCGCCACCGCCCCGCTCGTGGCGATCCTCTCCGCCGACAACGAGTTCCACGAGGAGCTCCCGGCCCTGCTCCCGCACTTCCCGCAGGCCAAGGACATGTTCTTCGCCGAGCGCCCGGTCCGTGAGCAGTCCGCCGTCCTGAACGCCGCCCTCCAGGCCGCGTACTTCATCGTGGGCGTCCGCGCCGCCGGCCTGGCCGCCGGCCCGATGACCGGCCTGGACTTCGCCGGTGTCCAGAAGGAGTTCCTGGACGCCGACCACACCCCGCTGATGGTCGTCAACATCGGCAAGCCGGGCGAGGACGCCTGGTTCCCGCGCTCCCCGCGCCTGGCCTACGACGAGGTCGTCACCACCGTCTGA
- a CDS encoding exodeoxyribonuclease VII small subunit: protein MAAGSDTAGTAAAVSGSGSSSEELALGYEQARDELIEVVRRLEAGGTSLEESLALWERGEELAKVCRRRLEGARARLDASLAAERAAEAREEGGDQ, encoded by the coding sequence ATGGCAGCGGGATCGGACACGGCGGGAACGGCGGCGGCGGTATCGGGCTCGGGATCGAGCTCGGAGGAGCTGGCGCTGGGGTACGAGCAGGCGCGGGACGAGCTGATCGAGGTCGTCCGGCGGCTGGAGGCGGGCGGGACGTCCCTGGAGGAGTCCCTCGCGCTCTGGGAGCGTGGCGAGGAGCTGGCGAAGGTGTGCCGGCGCCGGCTTGAGGGGGCCCGCGCCCGGCTCGACGCCTCGCTGGCGGCGGAGCGCGCGGCGGAGGCGCGGGAGGAGGGCGGGGACCAGTAG